One part of the Amyelois transitella isolate CPQ chromosome 10, ilAmyTran1.1, whole genome shotgun sequence genome encodes these proteins:
- the LOC106137619 gene encoding uncharacterized protein LOC106137619: MPWNNIPDVEKCCGCIADLKTAVIIIAVLGIVTSPTVSWAIIRHSYMVRVSCIISTSATRPDVVDVNLNNILSFGFGANTGLGPSCLSPESANSTVPLVMAVKYLGWVALLFDLIFLMSSIYLLIRMSMGNEGKAVLKFMVAVSLSILVSFIYAMLYVSACLQIGGSFPVFEFIFAFVDVGIWIYFLIVVRSYRREGGSRPAPGSRGMDAIGMNFQKSINN, from the exons aTGCCTTGGAATAATATACCCGATGTGGAGAAATGTTGCGGCTGCATTGCTGACCTGAAGACCGCTGTTATCATTATTGCTGTATTAGGAatt GTCACCAGCCCCACAGTGTCCTGGGCAATCATCAGACACTCGTACATGGTTCGCGTGTCGTGTATAATCAGCACGAGTGCTACGCGCCCAGATGTCGTCGACGTCAATCTTAATAATATC CTCAGCTTTGGTTTCGGCGCAAACACCGGCCTTGGCCCGTCCTGTTTAAGTCCTGAGAGCGCAAATTCCACAGTTCCTCTGGTGATGGCTGTGAAATATCTCGGATGGGTGGCTTTGTTATtcgatttaattttcttgatGAGCAGCATCTACTTACTGATACGGATGTCCATG GGAAATGAGGGAAAAgctgtattaaaatttatggtaGCAGTGTCATTATCAATTTTGGTGTCTTTTATTTACGCCATGCTGTATGTGTCAGCATGTCTGCAGATTGGAGGCTCATTCCCAGTGTTTGAATTCATTTTCGCATTTGTTGATGTTGGCA TATGGATCTACTTTTTAATAGTAGTTCGTTCCTACAGACGTGAAGGTGGATCAAGACCAGCTCCTGGTAGTCGTGGAATGGATGCAATTGGTATGAACTTCCAGAAAAGTATCAATAATTAG